The window CTCGCCGCTGTCGTACGCCGAGATGGTCGGCGCGTACGTCGCGGCCAGTGCCGTCCGCGGGCTGATCGTCGGCGTCATCATCGCCGCCGTCGGGCGCCTGTTCGTCCCGATCAGCATCGAACACGGGCTCTTCCTCGTCGCGACGATGGTCGTCATCACCGCGCTGTTTGCCGGCCTGGGCATCATCGGTGGACTGGTCGCCCGGGACTTCGACGACCTCACCGTCATGAACCAGTTCATCCTGCGGCCGCTGGTGTTCTTCGGGGCCGTCTTCTACTCGCTCGAGACGTTCGAGCAGGCCTGGCAGATCCAGCTCTCGCTGGTAAACCCGATGGTCTACATGGTCGACAGCGTCCGGTACGGGCTGCTCGGCCACTCCGACATGCAACTCGTCGCGCCGGCTGCCTACGCCGAGTTCGCGCCCTACGCCTCGCTCGGGGTGTTGACGCTGCTGACGGCTCTCGTCGTGGCGCTCGACGTCTACCTGTTCAAGATCGGGTACGGGCTGACGGACTGACCGTCGCCGGATCGACGCACCAACTCGTCTCGCTCGGCGACCTTGACGGCTGCCGCCGGATGTTGTCGCCCCCGAACGAGTCGAGAGCTCGTCGATGAATCGGTCGATTCGCCTCGCTACCGGCAGTTCAACCACTCGTGCGCCCGAGACGCGAGCGAGCGGTCCGGCGACTGAACCGACAGCACGAGCCACCGCGGAAACGACGACCGCGTCGCCGACGAGCTCGAACTTTTTTGATTATCGTTCGTGTAGGTTGCGTATGGAAATCGATCGCGAGACCCTCGAGCGGCTGCTCGCCGGCAACCGCCGCCACGTCGAGTCGTTGCCGGACGATTACTTCGCGGACGTCCAGACGGGCCAGCACCCGACCGTCGTCGCGGT of the Halobiforma lacisalsi AJ5 genome contains:
- a CDS encoding ABC transporter permease, with protein sequence MLSVGFRALFRREVLRFVRRPKNTFMPPAITNVLYFAVFGLILGGRIDEIAGFPYILFIVPGLIVLGAISNAFENASFSIFHGRWNEYIHETLTSPLSYAEMVGAYVAASAVRGLIVGVIIAAVGRLFVPISIEHGLFLVATMVVITALFAGLGIIGGLVARDFDDLTVMNQFILRPLVFFGAVFYSLETFEQAWQIQLSLVNPMVYMVDSVRYGLLGHSDMQLVAPAAYAEFAPYASLGVLTLLTALVVALDVYLFKIGYGLTD